The Betaproteobacteria bacterium genome includes a window with the following:
- a CDS encoding helix-turn-helix transcriptional regulator — translation MSKILVRPAWLVSNEAGDELDQQLFPVLQAIHDAGKLTVAAAKAGLSYRHAWNLIGRWSEFFGSPLVNLERGRGTTLTPLGEKLLWAEQRINARLAPQLESLASELNLEISKLVTTARSTLRIHASHGFAVAKLPELLRAHSLIQLDLRYLGAQESLASVARGACNFGGFHVPEGKLGELALAQYAKWLLPDKQKLIHLVTRTQGLFLARGNPKNIRSFADLGRPGVVFINRQRGSGTRLLIDQLLDDAGVDHQRLDGYQTEEFTHAAIAAYVASGMADAGFGVEPAARQFALDFLPMAKERYMLIGRDESLDLPESRELIGLIRGQAFLDLIAGLPGYSAPRAGQIESIAEAFPSIDTRK, via the coding sequence GTGAGCAAGATTCTGGTGCGTCCAGCCTGGCTGGTCAGCAACGAGGCAGGGGATGAGCTCGATCAGCAACTCTTCCCGGTGCTGCAGGCCATTCACGACGCCGGGAAATTGACGGTGGCCGCCGCCAAAGCCGGCCTTTCCTATCGCCATGCCTGGAACCTCATCGGCCGCTGGTCGGAGTTTTTCGGCAGTCCGCTGGTCAATCTTGAACGCGGTCGCGGCACGACCCTGACTCCCCTGGGGGAAAAGTTGCTCTGGGCGGAGCAGCGCATCAATGCACGCCTCGCTCCGCAACTGGAAAGCCTCGCCTCGGAACTCAATCTGGAGATCAGCAAGCTCGTCACGACAGCCCGATCCACGCTGCGGATCCACGCCAGCCATGGCTTCGCCGTCGCCAAGCTGCCGGAGTTGTTGCGGGCGCACTCGCTGATCCAGCTCGACTTGCGTTACCTGGGCGCGCAGGAATCGCTCGCATCCGTCGCGCGGGGCGCCTGCAACTTCGGCGGCTTCCACGTGCCGGAAGGCAAGCTGGGCGAGTTGGCGCTCGCCCAGTACGCGAAATGGCTCCTTCCCGACAAACAGAAACTGATTCACCTCGTGACCCGCACCCAGGGACTGTTTCTGGCGCGGGGAAATCCGAAAAATATCCGCAGCTTCGCCGACCTCGGCCGTCCGGGCGTGGTATTCATCAACCGGCAGCGCGGTTCCGGAACCCGTCTGCTCATCGATCAACTGCTCGACGACGCCGGCGTGGATCATCAGCGTCTCGATGGCTACCAGACCGAAGAATTCACGCATGCCGCGATCGCAGCTTATGTCGCCAGCGGCATGGCCGACGCGGGATTCGGCGTGGAACCCGCCGCGCGCCAGTTCGCGCTCGATTTCCTGCCGATGGCCAAGGAACGCTACATGCTGATAGGCCGCGACGAATCGCTCGACTTGCCGGAATCCCGGGAGTTGATCGGACTAATCCGTGGGCAAGCCTTCCTCGATCTCATTGCCGGCCTGCCCGGCTACAGCGCTCCACGCGCAGGTCAGATCGAATCGATTGCAGAGGCATTTCCTTCGATCGATACACGCAAGTGA
- a CDS encoding formate dehydrogenase subunit gamma produces the protein MSEHEQDRNAVISRVLEERKHQPGALLPILHGIQDVLGYIPREAIAQIAQALNLSRAEIHGVVSFYHHFRTSPPGRHTVYLCRAESCQSMGANQLVEHAKAKLGVDFHETTRDGAFTLEPIYCLGNCACSPAMMIDEEVYGRVTPKRFEEVVRTVKEAA, from the coding sequence GTGTCTGAACACGAGCAGGACCGGAACGCGGTCATCAGCCGCGTTCTCGAAGAGCGAAAGCATCAGCCGGGAGCCTTGCTGCCGATTCTTCATGGCATTCAGGATGTCCTCGGCTACATTCCTCGCGAGGCCATTGCGCAAATCGCGCAGGCGCTCAACCTGTCCCGTGCGGAAATCCACGGCGTGGTGAGTTTCTATCATCACTTCCGCACCTCGCCGCCGGGACGGCACACGGTTTATCTCTGTCGTGCAGAGTCCTGTCAATCGATGGGGGCCAACCAGCTTGTCGAGCATGCCAAGGCGAAACTGGGCGTCGATTTCCACGAGACCACACGCGACGGTGCGTTTACCCTCGAACCGATTTATTGCCTCGGCAACTGTGCCTGTTCGCCCGCGATGATGATCGATGAAGAGGTGTACGGGCGCGTTACGCCCAAGCGTTTCGAGGAAGTTGTTCGCACTGTGAAAGAAGCAGCATGA